Part of the Halodesulfurarchaeum formicicum genome is shown below.
CGATCAGCATCGTGTTCACCTGGGTGAACGGATCCTCCGCCGAGTCCAGGACGTAAATCACGCCGTCGACGTCCTCCCGAAGCCAGTGCATCGCCTCCGCGACCCCCTCGGTGGCCTCCCGGGAACGCCGGACGGCCTCGTCTTTCTCGATGTCGTGATCGAGGAACTCGGTGTAATCGACCTTCGTCGTCACGCCCGGCGTGTCGACGATGTCGATCGTCACCGTCTGTCCGTTGCGTTCGATCTCGACGTTCTCTTTGCGACGGGCCCGCCGCGTCTCGTGAGGGATCTGTGATTCCGGTCCGATGGCGTCGCCGGTCCAGTCCCTGGCGATTCGGTTTGCGAGTGTCGTCTTCCCCGCGTTCGGCGGCCCGTAGATGCCGATACGTTTCGGTTCCCCATTGCTCTCGAAGAAGGCGTCCGCGACCCGAGAGATGCTATTTCGTAGGCTTCCGAGC
Proteins encoded:
- a CDS encoding Era-like GTP-binding protein → MGLLGSLRNSISRVADAFFESNGEPKRIGIYGPPNAGKTTLANRIARDWTGDAIGPESQIPHETRRARRKENVEIERNGQTVTIDIVDTPGVTTKVDYTEFLDHDIEKDEAVRRSREATEGVAEAMHWLREDVDGVIYVLDSAEDPFTQVNTMLIGIIESRDLPVLIFANKIDLDEAQISRIENAFPQHETVPLSALEGDNMDEVYDKIAAYFG